From Desulfurellaceae bacterium, a single genomic window includes:
- a CDS encoding alcohol dehydrogenase catalytic domain-containing protein, whose protein sequence is MVAEVGAHGTAVKPGDHVILSWRPSCGRCGYCVTGRPQLCQTGNLELFQGYLPDGTSRLH, encoded by the coding sequence GTGGTCGCGGAGGTGGGCGCCCACGGGACGGCCGTCAAACCCGGCGACCATGTGATTCTGTCGTGGCGGCCGTCGTGCGGTCGGTGTGGCTATTGTGTCACCGGGCGGCCGCAGCTGTGCCAGACCGGCAACCTGGAACTGTTCCAGGGCTACCTGCCGGACGGCACCTCGCGGCTGCAT
- a CDS encoding alcohol dehydrogenase catalytic domain-containing protein has protein sequence MKAAVFYEHNAPLSVEDIQIDAPKRTEVLVKIAASGVCHSDLSVMNGSIPFPPPPAVRGH, from the coding sequence ATGAAAGCTGCCGTATTCTATGAACACAACGCCCCGCTCAGCGTCGAAGACATCCAGATCGACGCGCCCAAGCGGACCGAAGTGCTCGTCAAAATCGCCGCCAGCGGCGTCTGCCACAGTGACCTGTCGGTCATGAATGGCAGTATTCCCTTCCCGCCTCCGCCCGCGGTGCGCGGGCACTAA